One Pagrus major chromosome 15, Pma_NU_1.0 DNA window includes the following coding sequences:
- the kif11 gene encoding kinesin-like protein KIF11 isoform X1 — MASHNLSGVKREEKGRNIQVVVRCRPFNTMERKSSYGVIDCDSNRKEVMVKTGGVNDKASRKTYTFDMVFGPAAKQIEVYRNVVCPILDEVIMGYNCTVFAYGQTGTGKTFTMEGERSPNEQFTWEEDPLAGIIPRTLHQIFEKLSENGTEFSVKVSLLEIYNEELFDLLSPTEDVNERLQLFDDPRNKRGVVVKGLEEVTVHNKDEVYQILERGSAKRRTASTLMNAYSSRSHSVFSVTIHMKEITLDGEELVKIGKLNLVDLAGSENIGRSGAVDKRAREAGNINQSLLTLGRVITALVEKRPHVPYRESKLTRILQDSLGGRTKTSIIATVSPSSSNLEETLSTLEYASRAKNIMNKPEVNQKLTKRTLIKEYTEEIERLKRDLAATRDKNGVYLSAENYESMMGQITSQEEQTTECTERIAAMEEELRKVTELFVDSKTRLEQCAVELDEKQQRLEETSQDLHQTKEKLSQEEFISSELSSVQTTLYSTAGQLLRTADVSTSDVSGLHDKLDRKKKVEQHNSQIQQSFAQRMDGAFSDMQRRVEQQGTKHHHMLSSYSQAVDGLLVMNEAALKGALTSVESLAGGVGQLVAEGVARCQDKVQQQEALCLQDKESMLQLLEEHRQDMEEVLVARTLMGLSAVKELNDSLRGAVETQRALADKVEAMKEVGVFFSGLVQELAGLREAAVTGLSSLQAEQDELEDKIRQAQERHQTGMKQTIQCLQDQLNLLSMEAEKDFTDLRSASRSLQKPLQTLQENISSRCSSVEHQASAQADLLSSTSSSLASSLRQTADESRQTLEEMTGCCAHLHSSVSGLVERDLQWSSRVREHAETQAQEHLSLMGTISTEVQTLHQNVQTRCTKHLRAAEQELSGQQEEVKQSLAAVQDQTAVNRTVLDKQQAELKDHMETCQQLVHGFLQEELQQDVPTGATPQRREFVYPRKLMKLQSRSELLESLRRQQEELQAAMDEDELEEEEEDKHSQVDHDSLEEELSTCNESVATEPSFIDENLVFNESKRVPFFKKKKGGKKETKIPARPKASDNEAASTPQKSRLPLRCQN; from the exons ATGGCTTCACACAACCTGAGCGGCGTGAAAcgggaggagaaggggagaaaCATCCAGGTGGTTGTCAGATGCAG gccTTTCAACACGATGGAGCGCAAGTCCTCCTACGGGGTCATCGACTGCGATTCAAACAGGAAGGAGGTGATGGTGAAGACGGGAGGAGTGAACGACAAAGCCTCACGAAAGACCTACACGTTCGACATG GTTTTCGGTCCAGCTGCCAAACAGATTGAAGTGTACAGGAACGTTGTGTGTCCCATTCTGGATGAAGTCATTATGGGATACAACTGCACTGTTTTTGC CTACGGTCAGACAGGAACAGGAAAGACGTTCAccatggagggagagagaagtcCGAACGAGCAGTTCACCTGGGAGGAG GACCCGCTGGCTGGAATCATCCCCAGAACGCTGCACCAGATCTTTGAGAAGCTCTCTGAGAACGGCACTGAGTTCTCAGTCAAAGTCTCCCTGCTGGAGATCTACAACGAGGAGCTGTTCGACCTGCTCAGCCCCACCGAGGACGTCAACGAGCGGCTGCAGCTCTTCGACGACCCTCGCAACAAG CGAGGTGTGGTGGTCAAGGGTCTGGAGGAGGTGACGGTTCACAACAAAGATGAAGTTTATCAGATCCTGGAGAGAGGATCAGCCAAGAGGAGGACGGCCTCCACGCTCATGAACGCCTACTCCAG TCGCTCCCACTCCGTCTTCTCGGTCACCATCCACATGAAGGAGATCACACTGGACGGAGAGGAGCTGGTGAAGATCGGCAAACTCAATCTG gTGGATCTTGCCGGCAGTGAGAACATCGGGCGTTCAGGCGCGGTGGACAAGCGAGCTCGCGAAGCGGGAAACATCAACCAGTCTCTGCTGACACTGGGCAGAGTCATCACCGCTCTGGTGGAGAAACGGCCTCACGTCCCGTACAG AGAGTCCAAGCTGACCAGAATCCTGCAGGACTCGCTGGGAGGACGAACAAAAACCTCCATCATCGCCACCGTGTCGCCGTCCTCCAGCAACCTGGAG GAGACTCTGAGCACGCTGGAGTACGCCAGCCGAGCCAAGAACATCATGAACAAACCTGAAGTCAACCAGAAGCTCACCAAGAGGACGCTCATCAAG GAATACACCGAGGAGATCGAGCGTCTGAAGCGCGACCTGGCCGCCACTCGAGACAAGAACGGAGTTTATCTGTCTGCAGAAAACTACGA gagtaTGATGGGTCAGATCACCTCTCAGGAGGAGCAAACAACAGAGTGCACTGAGCGGATCGCTGCCATGGAGGAGGAGCTCAGGAAG GTGACCGAGCTGTTCGTGGACAGTAAAACCAGACTGGAGCAGTGTGCCGTCGAGCTGGACGAGAAGCAGCAGAG GCTGGAGGAGACGAGTCAGGACCTGCATCAGACCAAAGAGAAGCTGAGTCAGGAGGAGTTCATCAGCTCGGAGCTCAGCTCCGTCCAGACGACCCTGTACAGCACCGCAGGACAG CTGCTGAGAACAGCGGACGTCAGCACCAGTGATGTGTCGGGTCTCCATGACAAGCTGGACCGGAAGAAAAAG GTGGAGCAGCACAACAGTCAGATCCAGCAGAGTTTTGCTCAGCGGATGGACGGAGCGTTCAGCGACATGCAGCGCCGCGTTGAGCAGCAAGGAACCAAACACCACCACATGCTGAGCAGCTACTCACAGGCCGTCG ACGGTTTGCTCGTGATGAACGAGGCAGCGCTGAAGGGAGCTCTGACCTCCGTGGAGTCCCTGGCAGGTGGAGTCGGGCAGCTGGTGGCCGAGGGTGTCGCTCGCTGTCAAGACaaagtgcagcagcaggaggcgCTGTGTCTGCAGGACAAGGAGAgcatgctgcagctgctg gAGGAGCATCGACAGGACATGGAGGAGGTCCTGGTGGCTCGGACTCTGATGGGTCTGTCAGCCGTCAAGGAGCTCAACGACAGTCTGAGAGGCGCCGTGGAGACGCAGCGAGCTCTCGCCGACAAG GTGGAGGCGATGAAGGAGGTGGGTGTGTTCTTCAGTGGCTTGGTTCAGGAGCTGGCCGGGCTGAGGGAGGCCGCCGTGACGGGCCTGAGCTCACTGCAGGCTGAACAGGACGAGCTGGAGGACAAGATCAGACAAGCTCAGGAGAGACACCAGACG GGTATGAAGCAGACCATCCAGTGCCTGCAGGACCAGCTCAACCTGCTGTCCATGGAGGCTGAGAAGGACTTCACTGACCTGCGCTCTGCCTCCAGATCTCTACAGAAACCTCTGCAGACCCTGCAGGAGAACATCAGCAG CAGGTGCAGTTCAGTCGAGCACCAGGCCTCGGCCCAGGCggacctcctctcctccacctcctcctctctggcctCCTCTCTGCGTCAGACCGCTGACGAGAGCCGACAGACGCTAGAGGAGATGACGGGCTGCTGCGCTCACCTCCACAGCTCTGTGTCCG GTCTGGTTGAACGTGACCTCCAGTGGAGCTCCAGAGTCAGGGAGCACGCAGAGACTCAAGCCCAGGAACACCTCTCGCTGATGGGGACGATTTCAACCGAAGTTCAGACTCTTCATCAG AACGTCCAGACGCGCTGCACTAAACACCTCCGAGCTGCCGAGCAGGAGCTGTCCggtcagcaggaggaggtgaagcAGTCTCTGGCGGCCGTACAGGACCAGACCGCCGTGAACCGGACGGTCCTGGACAAACAGCAGGCTGAGCTCAAGGACCACATGGAGACGTGCCAACAGCTGGTCCACGGCttcctgcaggaggagctgcagcaggacgtTCCCACCG gtgcaACCCCTCAGCGGCGAGAGTTTGTGTATCCGAGGAAGCTGATGAAGTTGCAGAGCCGCAGCGAGCTGCTGGAGAGCTTgaggaggcagcaggaggagctgcaggccgCCATGGACGAGGAtgaactggaggaggaggaggaggacaaacacAGCCAGGTCGACCAC GACTCTCTGGAGGAAGAGCTGAGCACTTGTAACGAAAGCGTGGCCACAGAGCCGTCCTTCATCGACGAGAACCTCGTCTTCAACGAGAGCAAACGCGTTCCCTTCTTCAAG AAGAAGAAGGGCGGTAAGAAGGAGACGAAGATCCCTGCCAGGCCCAAAGCATCAGATAACGAAGCTGCGTCCACGCCTCAGAAGTCCAGACTCCCGCTCCGCTGTCAGaactaa
- the kif11 gene encoding kinesin-like protein KIF11 isoform X2 encodes MASHNLSGVKREEKGRNIQVVVRCRPFNTMERKSSYGVIDCDSNRKEVMVKTGGVNDKASRKTYTFDMVFGPAAKQIEVYRNVVCPILDEVIMGYNCTVFAYGQTGTGKTFTMEGERSPNEQFTWEEDPLAGIIPRTLHQIFEKLSENGTEFSVKVSLLEIYNEELFDLLSPTEDVNERLQLFDDPRNKRGVVVKGLEEVTVHNKDEVYQILERGSAKRRTASTLMNAYSSRSHSVFSVTIHMKEITLDGEELVKIGKLNLVDLAGSENIGRSGAVDKRAREAGNINQSLLTLGRVITALVEKRPHVPYRESKLTRILQDSLGGRTKTSIIATVSPSSSNLEETLSTLEYASRAKNIMNKPEVNQKLTKRTLIKEYTEEIERLKRDLAATRDKNGVYLSAENYESMMGQITSQEEQTTECTERIAAMEEELRKVTELFVDSKTRLEQCAVELDEKQQRLEETSQDLHQTKEKLSQEEFISSELSSVQTTLYSTAGQLLRTADVSTSDVSGLHDKLDRKKKVEQHNSQIQQSFAQRMDGAFSDMQRRVEQQGTKHHHMLSSYSQAVDGLLVMNEAALKGALTSVESLAGGVGQLVAEGVARCQDKVQQQEALCLQDKESMLQLLEEHRQDMEEVLVARTLMGLSAVKELNDSLRGAVETQRALADKVEAMKEVGVFFSGLVQELAGLREAAVTGLSSLQAEQDELEDKIRQAQERHQTGMKQTIQCLQDQLNLLSMEAEKDFTDLRSASRSLQKPLQTLQENISSRCSSVEHQASAQADLLSSTSSSLASSLRQTADESRQTLEEMTGCCAHLHSSVSGLVERDLQWSSRVREHAETQAQEHLSLMGTISTEVQTLHQNVQTRCTKHLRAAEQELSGQQEEVKQSLAAVQDQTAVNRTVLDKQQAELKDHMETCQQLVHGFLQEELQQDVPTGATPQRREFVYPRKLMKLQSRSELLESLRRQQEELQAAMDEDELEEEEEDKHSQVDHDSLEEELSTCNESVATEPSFIDENLVFNESKRVPFFKKKGGKKETKIPARPKASDNEAASTPQKSRLPLRCQN; translated from the exons ATGGCTTCACACAACCTGAGCGGCGTGAAAcgggaggagaaggggagaaaCATCCAGGTGGTTGTCAGATGCAG gccTTTCAACACGATGGAGCGCAAGTCCTCCTACGGGGTCATCGACTGCGATTCAAACAGGAAGGAGGTGATGGTGAAGACGGGAGGAGTGAACGACAAAGCCTCACGAAAGACCTACACGTTCGACATG GTTTTCGGTCCAGCTGCCAAACAGATTGAAGTGTACAGGAACGTTGTGTGTCCCATTCTGGATGAAGTCATTATGGGATACAACTGCACTGTTTTTGC CTACGGTCAGACAGGAACAGGAAAGACGTTCAccatggagggagagagaagtcCGAACGAGCAGTTCACCTGGGAGGAG GACCCGCTGGCTGGAATCATCCCCAGAACGCTGCACCAGATCTTTGAGAAGCTCTCTGAGAACGGCACTGAGTTCTCAGTCAAAGTCTCCCTGCTGGAGATCTACAACGAGGAGCTGTTCGACCTGCTCAGCCCCACCGAGGACGTCAACGAGCGGCTGCAGCTCTTCGACGACCCTCGCAACAAG CGAGGTGTGGTGGTCAAGGGTCTGGAGGAGGTGACGGTTCACAACAAAGATGAAGTTTATCAGATCCTGGAGAGAGGATCAGCCAAGAGGAGGACGGCCTCCACGCTCATGAACGCCTACTCCAG TCGCTCCCACTCCGTCTTCTCGGTCACCATCCACATGAAGGAGATCACACTGGACGGAGAGGAGCTGGTGAAGATCGGCAAACTCAATCTG gTGGATCTTGCCGGCAGTGAGAACATCGGGCGTTCAGGCGCGGTGGACAAGCGAGCTCGCGAAGCGGGAAACATCAACCAGTCTCTGCTGACACTGGGCAGAGTCATCACCGCTCTGGTGGAGAAACGGCCTCACGTCCCGTACAG AGAGTCCAAGCTGACCAGAATCCTGCAGGACTCGCTGGGAGGACGAACAAAAACCTCCATCATCGCCACCGTGTCGCCGTCCTCCAGCAACCTGGAG GAGACTCTGAGCACGCTGGAGTACGCCAGCCGAGCCAAGAACATCATGAACAAACCTGAAGTCAACCAGAAGCTCACCAAGAGGACGCTCATCAAG GAATACACCGAGGAGATCGAGCGTCTGAAGCGCGACCTGGCCGCCACTCGAGACAAGAACGGAGTTTATCTGTCTGCAGAAAACTACGA gagtaTGATGGGTCAGATCACCTCTCAGGAGGAGCAAACAACAGAGTGCACTGAGCGGATCGCTGCCATGGAGGAGGAGCTCAGGAAG GTGACCGAGCTGTTCGTGGACAGTAAAACCAGACTGGAGCAGTGTGCCGTCGAGCTGGACGAGAAGCAGCAGAG GCTGGAGGAGACGAGTCAGGACCTGCATCAGACCAAAGAGAAGCTGAGTCAGGAGGAGTTCATCAGCTCGGAGCTCAGCTCCGTCCAGACGACCCTGTACAGCACCGCAGGACAG CTGCTGAGAACAGCGGACGTCAGCACCAGTGATGTGTCGGGTCTCCATGACAAGCTGGACCGGAAGAAAAAG GTGGAGCAGCACAACAGTCAGATCCAGCAGAGTTTTGCTCAGCGGATGGACGGAGCGTTCAGCGACATGCAGCGCCGCGTTGAGCAGCAAGGAACCAAACACCACCACATGCTGAGCAGCTACTCACAGGCCGTCG ACGGTTTGCTCGTGATGAACGAGGCAGCGCTGAAGGGAGCTCTGACCTCCGTGGAGTCCCTGGCAGGTGGAGTCGGGCAGCTGGTGGCCGAGGGTGTCGCTCGCTGTCAAGACaaagtgcagcagcaggaggcgCTGTGTCTGCAGGACAAGGAGAgcatgctgcagctgctg gAGGAGCATCGACAGGACATGGAGGAGGTCCTGGTGGCTCGGACTCTGATGGGTCTGTCAGCCGTCAAGGAGCTCAACGACAGTCTGAGAGGCGCCGTGGAGACGCAGCGAGCTCTCGCCGACAAG GTGGAGGCGATGAAGGAGGTGGGTGTGTTCTTCAGTGGCTTGGTTCAGGAGCTGGCCGGGCTGAGGGAGGCCGCCGTGACGGGCCTGAGCTCACTGCAGGCTGAACAGGACGAGCTGGAGGACAAGATCAGACAAGCTCAGGAGAGACACCAGACG GGTATGAAGCAGACCATCCAGTGCCTGCAGGACCAGCTCAACCTGCTGTCCATGGAGGCTGAGAAGGACTTCACTGACCTGCGCTCTGCCTCCAGATCTCTACAGAAACCTCTGCAGACCCTGCAGGAGAACATCAGCAG CAGGTGCAGTTCAGTCGAGCACCAGGCCTCGGCCCAGGCggacctcctctcctccacctcctcctctctggcctCCTCTCTGCGTCAGACCGCTGACGAGAGCCGACAGACGCTAGAGGAGATGACGGGCTGCTGCGCTCACCTCCACAGCTCTGTGTCCG GTCTGGTTGAACGTGACCTCCAGTGGAGCTCCAGAGTCAGGGAGCACGCAGAGACTCAAGCCCAGGAACACCTCTCGCTGATGGGGACGATTTCAACCGAAGTTCAGACTCTTCATCAG AACGTCCAGACGCGCTGCACTAAACACCTCCGAGCTGCCGAGCAGGAGCTGTCCggtcagcaggaggaggtgaagcAGTCTCTGGCGGCCGTACAGGACCAGACCGCCGTGAACCGGACGGTCCTGGACAAACAGCAGGCTGAGCTCAAGGACCACATGGAGACGTGCCAACAGCTGGTCCACGGCttcctgcaggaggagctgcagcaggacgtTCCCACCG gtgcaACCCCTCAGCGGCGAGAGTTTGTGTATCCGAGGAAGCTGATGAAGTTGCAGAGCCGCAGCGAGCTGCTGGAGAGCTTgaggaggcagcaggaggagctgcaggccgCCATGGACGAGGAtgaactggaggaggaggaggaggacaaacacAGCCAGGTCGACCAC GACTCTCTGGAGGAAGAGCTGAGCACTTGTAACGAAAGCGTGGCCACAGAGCCGTCCTTCATCGACGAGAACCTCGTCTTCAACGAGAGCAAACGCGTTCCCTTCTTCAAG AAGAAGGGCGGTAAGAAGGAGACGAAGATCCCTGCCAGGCCCAAAGCATCAGATAACGAAGCTGCGTCCACGCCTCAGAAGTCCAGACTCCCGCTCCGCTGTCAGaactaa